A stretch of Amblyraja radiata isolate CabotCenter1 chromosome 34, sAmbRad1.1.pri, whole genome shotgun sequence DNA encodes these proteins:
- the idh2 gene encoding isocitrate dehydrogenase [NADP], mitochondrial, producing MAAYLRAWSRLGISTGISRQPNTTAVTAAAAAAPALCQAVQRRSYADKRIKVANPVVEMDGDEMTRIIWTFIKEKLILSNVDVEMKYFDLGLPHRDATNDQVTIDSALATQKYHVAVKCATITPDEDRVVEFKLKNMWKSPNGTIRNILGGTVFREPIICNNIPRLVPGWAKPITIGRHAHGDQYKAVDFVVDKPGKFKMVFTPKDGSAVKEWEVFDFPGGGVGMGMYNTDESISGFAHSCFQYALQKKWPLYMSTKNTILKAYDGRFKDIFEEIFQQKYKGEFEKAGIWYEHRLIDDMVAQVLKSSGGFVWACKNYDGDVQSDILAQGFGSLGLMTSVLVCPDGKTIEAEAAHGTVTRHYREHQKGNPTSTNPIASIFAWTRGLEHRGKLDDNQELIRFALTLEQICVETVESGVMTKDLAGCIHGLSHVRLNEHYVNTTDFLDAIKNNLEKALGKK from the exons ATGGCAGCTTACCTCAGGGCATGGAGCCGGCTCGGCATCAGCACCGGCATCAGCCGCCAGCCCAACACTACCGCGGTGACGGCGGCAGCAGCTGCGGCTCCCGCACTCTGCCAGGCGGTACAGAGGCGCAGCT ATGCAGACAAGCGTATTAAAGTGGCTAACCCCGTGGTTGAAATGGATGGTGATGAGATGACCCGCATCATCTGGACCTTTATAAAGGAGAAG CTCATCCTTTCCAATGTTGATGTGGAGATGAAGTACTTTGACCTGGGATTGCCACATCGCGATGCTACTAATGATCAGGTTACTATTGACTCTGCACTAGCAACCCAGAAGTATCATGTTGCGGTTAAATGTGCTACAATTACTCCTGATGAGGACAGAGTAGTAG AATTTAAACTGAAGAACATGTGGAAGAGTCCAAATGGTACAATCAGAAACATCTTGGGTGGTACAGTCTTCCGTGAGCCAATAATCTGCAACAACATCCCCCGCTTAGTTCCCGGTTGGGCTAAACCCATTACCATTGGCAGACATGCACATGGTGACCAG TACAAAGCTGTAGACTTTGTGGTGGACAAACCAGGAAAATTCAAGATGGTCTTCACTCCAAAGGATGGCAGTGCTGTTAAGGAGTGGGAGGTGTTTGACTTTCCAGGCGGTGGGGTCGGAATGGGCATGTACAACACAGATGAG TCCATCAGTGGCTTTGCACACAGTTGCTTTCAATATGCTCTGCAGAAGAAGTGGCCACTTTACATGAGTACAAAGAATACTATTCTAAAAGCTTATGATGGGCGTTTCAAGGACATTTTTGAAGAGATTTTTCAGCA AAAGTACAAAGGAGAATTTGAGAAGGCTGGCATATGGTATGAGCATCGCCTCATTGATGATATGGTTGCTCAAGTGCTGAAATCCTCTGGTGGATTTGTGTGGGCCTGCAAGAACTACGATGGTGATGTGCAGTCTGATATTCTAGCTCAAG GATTTGGTTCTCTTGGCTTGATGACTTCTGTTTTGGTTTGTCCTGATGGGAAGACAATTGAAGCAGAGGCCGCACATGGCACAGTCACGCGTCACTACAGGGAACACCAGAAG GGCAATCCTACTAGCACCAATCCTATTGCTAGTATTTTTGCATGGACTCGAGGCCTTGAACACCGTGGGAAGCTGGATGACAATCAAGAGCTCATTAG GTTTGCTCTAACATTGGAACAGATTTGCGTTGAAACAGTTGAGAGTGGTGTCATGACAAAGGATCTGGCTGGTTGTATCCATGGACTCAGCCA TGTCCGACTGAACGAACATTATGTGAACACTACTGACTTCTTGGATGCTATAAAGAATAACTTGGAAAAAGCCCTAGGCAAGAAGTAG